ATCGCGGAGCAGCTCTGATGATGGTATGCTCAAGTGTTCAACTTTTTGTGTGCTAAATTTGTCAAAATGTTGTCTTAACCAACCAAAATACTCCCTACAAAATGATACAGCCATATAACCATTCTTCTGTGGCAAATAATTTAAAGTTTGCATTGTGCAGATGATGATCACTTGCCCCCCCAGCGAAGGTCAAAGCGTCTTTGGCACAGAATGGGAACTAGCAAAGATGCATACAACGGCGATTCTGATAGTGACACTGTAGATAGTAAGTGGGCATACTTTGTGATCAATATTTTTGTTTACATTTTGTTACCATGATTCTCCCTTTTCTGTGTGTTTTGCTTCATAAACTCTCCATATGCATTTTTCTGGAGTAAATTGAGCAGCCTTTTGGAAGCATTTCTCTTCTTTTGAAAAAACTAAGTCGGATAACCAAGGATCCTTATAAGATGATACGATGGAGGACCATGCTTGCTTATTGTCTTTGTTTCATTGCACAATAAATTTCATGATTTGGTTTTGAATTCGTTCAAACTTGTAACCTTCACTTACTTCCCATATCATTTGATCAGATGCCCCCTCTTGATTAGACTTAAGTTCTTATGAACACACCCACATAGTGGATTAAGCACTACCACATCTTTTCAAATCATGTAATTTGTATTTATTCTGTGCACCCATATAGTAATTTGTATTTATTCTGTGCCAATTAGGTGATCATGTGCCATACAaaattttctccaacattaaaTTTTACTTTTGAAATCACCACAGATCATAGGAAGGCAATTCCATGCAGAAGAATGTCAAAGCGCCTACAGCAGAAACAGAAGGCTGATCATGTTTCAGATGTAAATTCACAAAAAATAGTCTGTTAACTCCTGCTCTTCATGAAGTAATAAATCTTTCCTGTTCATTTTTAGGAGAATTGCACTAAAGCTTCTCTGTGCATGTTGCCAACGTCTAAATCTTCAGGATCAGGTATAAATAAGTTATCGATTTGTTGAAAACCGTCAGTTTATTGCCCTTGCGGTGGGTTTTACGGTGCCAATATTATGCacaattagtatttttttttataaaGGGCATTTTTATTAACTCAAAACGTAGTATCAAGCGGATACAAAGCATGATGAGCAACACccagcctctgcataactaagatgcacaaagCCAAACACTTACAAACTGACAAAAGATAAAAAAATCGGACATATTGACAACAGTAGAGTCATATAGGACCTACACTGCGCCACCAGTAAATGCACAGTTGGTACTTGACAGCCAACTCATCACTGAAATTTCTAAAACTCTTGTATAACTATTACTATATGTGTCTGTATATGCATGTACCATTCATGAATTAATGTTCTCAAGTGAAAACTAAACAGTGGATGTTGCAGCCATACCAACTTAATTATGCTTGCTGTAGCTTGCCGCTGTGACAGTGCAGACTCACGTTCATGCATTTTTTCTGCCTTTTAATGACCTGTCGGGTACCTGTGTGCTTGTTGCGAGGTTAATATAACATGAACTTTCTATTTTGTACCAGATGATGAGCTATTGCGTAGCACTGTAAAACTTTGCAAAAGCGCTTCTAGTGGACCTACTTGCTCAATATGTAAGGTATATGTTATTTCTGTGAGGAATTTTGTAAGGTTTGCTTGAGCTGTTTTTTTTCATCACCTTGTATCCGTCAATCTTATGTGATTTTTTTGTGCACAGAGTGGAGCCGGTAGCTGTCTTCTGATCCAGTGCCAGAACACAAGCTGTTCTCGTAGCTTCCACACCTTCTGTCTTAGTCCTCCGATGCAGGATAGTAGAGGCACTTTGGAATGTCCTCTCTGCAAAATCGATCAAGCATCCTTGGCTAAGGGGACGGAAGTATATGCCTTAAAAAAGGTCCAAACACTTGTTGGTTGCAGACGGGTAATTCTTCAGGAGTCAGATTTCCAGTATCAAATGCTCGTGAAATGGCAATCACTTTCTCATCATCACGACTGCTGGGTTTGTTTTTCTCCTTGCCACATTCTTGTTTATTGTAGCTGCCTTGGCATTGCTGTCGGCCCCTATTGCCACATACTCATGTATCGCCATGTCTCGTTAGCTACATATATTTCCTTTGTTAGAATGGTTTTTGTCTATGTGATGTCAGTACAATCAATGTGAAATTTGTAATTATTTTACTGAACATCTGGATTTTACATGCTCTAGGTTCCACTTGATTGGCTTCGTGTTTTTGAGCCTCAACGAGCACGAACCTACATAAGCAAGAATCCGTAAGCCCCTTGCCTTCTATAATTGCTGCTATTATTCTTTCGTCAGATCTGAAGCTGTCCTTTTGATGCCAATTATCTAGTTGGTCCATGTAGGCGAAGTTTTGTTCATTGACGTGTTATGAACTATGTATCTATGTAATCTTTGAACAGTCAAACAAGTATTCCTTTTACATGCAGTTTAAGTCTGCTATCTACTGATTTGTTTTCTCCTTCTGGTTACTCTATAAGACCTGAATGAATAATGAACTGTAATGAACTCACACTTGCCATTTAAAAAAAAATTGCCCTGTGTTCTTAACTGGTACCACTTCTTTTGAATGCTCTCTCATATTCTTTCTTATGATTATGCAAACTTATTGCAACAGCTTACCTAAAGAGGCATACTCGGAGGATCAAAGGAAACCTGAATGGCTTGAAGTAGATCGTGCCATTGCATGCCGCCGGAAGTTTGGTTATGATGGTTTATGTGACGTCCTGGCTAGTTTTGATAATAATGAAGATTTTGAGGGACACGAGTTCCTCGTGAAATGGAAAGGACTTGACTATTGTGATGCCACATGGGAGTCGTATTTCACGGAAGGCGTGCCATCAGCTGTTTCTATGCTTGTCCAAAGGCATAAAAATACTGTACGAAGCCCGATGAACATTGACGTGATGGTCCCAGAAAATGTACTATACAATTACCAGGTTCAGGGGTTACAATGGATTCTTGACAATTTCAAATCTAGGAGGAGCGTTATTCTTGCTGGTATGTTCATGAACTGTAAAGTCAAAATCGACGCATTGTATGTTATACTATTATTTCAGTATATATGACCCAAGTATTATTCAAATATTGTTGCAAGGGCTTCTTACATATTTTTTTGAGATAACAAAAGTTTTGCATCTTAATGCATTTTAATACATATGGAGTTTTTATGTACAAtgattattatgtactccctccgtctcaaaattcttgtcttagatttgtgtagatacggatgtacctaatactaaaacatgacttgatacatccgtacaaatctaagacaagaattttgggacagagggagtacaaatttATCGCGATGGAATCTGGCACTCTGTCCATCCGGAATTAGTTGacactcaaacggatgtatctgatTCATCAGTTTGAGCATCAACTAATTCCGGACGGAGGCAGTATTAACTTTGGTTCCTTCTGAAATAACCCGGTCTGAAGAGATACTTTTACTTTTCTTACCAAAGACATCGATGTAGGGTGTTACTTGTGAATTACTGCATGCATATGTCTTGGAAGAAGCTTCTTGGCGTAATTCTTGATTGTTCTTTTCTCATTTATATTGTAAAGACAATAACGgaaatttttccttttctttttctatttttagaTGAAATGGGTCTTGGCAAAACTGTCCAAGTTGTTTGCTTTCTCAACCGCATAATCAAAGGAAGTCTGACCACATCTCCTGCATTGGTCATTGTTCCCAAGAGCATCCTACTGCAATGGGAAAAGGTTTGTATAACCTTCATGATCTTCTGCCATAGTATCCTGAACGTTTGTAGTGAAGGAGCTCAAATCATTGTCCTTAACTCTTCATACTGTGTCAAATGTAATTTCTGGATGCATGTTCTCTGTATTAGGAATTTGATCGCTGGGCACATGATCTTAGTATTGTTGTTTACCAAGGAGATAAGGACTCCAGAAAGTGTATTCAAGCTCATGAACTGTACTCTTCCAAAGGGAAGACTCTGTTTGATGCTCTAGTGACAAGTTATGAGATTGTCCAAATTGATAAAGCAGTTCTAAAAAAGATTAAGTGGTCAACGATTGTCAGTAAGTTTTTTTTAGCTGCATCGAGGTTATCTAGTCTTAATTTGTCTCTGTTATTAGCCTGAAAGTTAACATTTCTGCTGTCGTACATCACCTCCCTTTCGCTTCAGTTGATGAGGCTCACAGATTGAAGACGCTTGATTGTAATCTTGCATCCTGCCTATTGAAATATAGCTCAGATTTCCGGTTGCTACTTACAGTAAGTCTTCCATACCCTAGCCCTAGGTGTACTTTTGCCTAATTTGAGAAGTAATGATTTGTCCCATCTGGTCTAATTCTGGGAATTCCATCTGTGTCATGCAAACTATTACACCCTGTTTACCTCAGATCCTTGGAAGTTTGTACTTTAGCCATGATGTATATTGTGTACCATAAGGGCTCACTCATATTTTGTGATATCATTGATTTGGATGTGTGCATACCAGCTTGGTATCATTGATTTCCTTGTTTTTAGAAAGAGCTCTGTCAAAAAATTTCATCAGAAAGAGGTCTATAGACTTTTGAGGGAATGAATCATTTGCCTACTGTAGTTGTTTAGGAGCAAATATTTCAACTCCACACTGCCCGTAGGCATTTCGGAATAGTTATCTTAAATAGTAAGCTTTATAAAGTTATTCCCCAGTCCTATGATTCCATAGACCAAACAAAATGTTATTTGAGGCATATATAGCTTATAGTACTTCTCATTGAAATGCATTTTAATTGCCCTTTTCTGGAATGATCTGATCATGTGGTTGGACCTTGGTCCTCTTTCTCTTCGCCGTACAGggaacaccattccaaaataacgtcCTGGAGTTGTTTTCATTGCTTCATTATATTGATCCAAATGAGTTCTCTGACCCAAAGGATGATCTGTTGTTCTCACCAATTGAATCTGAGCGTGGTCTGACAATAGATGAAAAAATCGCCCGCATTCCTGAGATTTTAAAGCCTAGGTGATTTTTCTGTCTAATGATGAAGTTatatactttgtttatttcataACTTGGATGTGGCTCTTAGTTCTTTCATGTTTGGTTTGCTAGGATGTTGAGGAGATTGAAAGCTGATGTGCTAAAAGATTCTATGCCAACAAAGAAGTGGGTAGAAGTTCCGTGTGCACATACAGATTCTCAGAGAGATCTTTACATTAATATTCTAGAGAAGAACTACTCAAAGTTGAACAGTGCTATTCAGGATGGTCAGTCAAAGAGTTTTCACTTGCATTTATTGTTAGTTTATATGTACTTTTCTAGTTTGTCTTAATCTGCATCAAATTCTCTTGATAAAGCTGGTTTCTGCTAATGTTATTCTCGACCATGCATATAAACGTGTGCCACTTTGTATTAGAGAACACTCGGAGAAGTTGTTTAGTACATTGCCACTAGTGTCAGCGACAAACAATCAAAAGAGAACTTATAGCAACAAAAACAGGGCTACAAGAAAGCAAAAACTAGGCTACAGAACAGCAAAACCTGGCTAGTCAGTTCTGGGTGTCTAGCATGCAACAGTCACTTCCTGTGATCCCTAGTGCTAGTGAAGCCGCCATAAGTTTGTCTCTGTCGACGACTTGTAGTCCAGCCTCCACCTGTAAAATACGCAGGTGTTGCAATGCCTCCAGGTGGCTGGTTTGTGCTAACATTATGGCATTATGCGTGGGAAGTTTAAATATAGGAGAGCATTTTTTGCAAAGCGAGTGATATCTGTCCAATGCAACTTCTTTAGGCCTTCAATTTAGCATGGCCTTCTAGCGGTACGTGCTTTTACCACCAGTCACTTAATtgcaacactactagaaaaacgggGTCATCCCACGAAAATCTTGGAAGCTCACCAACTATACTTGGATTGATCTATGCCTAAACTTAAATGGCACATACACTTCAAGCTTAGATTTTCTGATCAGCAAATTACAATGGCAAAGAACAAATTTCAGGGCACTCACCGACAGCATTTTTGACTTGTGGAACTTGCTTGCCTTGAAGTATTATCTGTATTACCATTTTCTCATGGAGTATCTCTGAGTGGTGGGAACCAAGTTATCTAACTTCACAGAATGTTCTTATAATTGGGCTTATGTACTTGTGCTAGCCAAGTAGTATTTACATTGGGGCTGACAGATTTGTGTGCACCTTTTCAGGTAGGAAGCGTTCTCTGAACAACGTACTAATGGAACTGCGAAAATGCTGCAATCATCCGGTAGATTTTGCATCCATTTAGTTGTTGAAGGCTACATCTACTTCCCTTGAATCTTTCTTGCCATAAACTTGTGGAATTCCATGTGTCTTGATATTTTATGATAAGGAACATTTTGACAAAGATTTGTGTGAGGTGGCGATATAACATATTTAGTGCAGTGTGTCATGCATTTGAATTCTGCATTCTGTAGTATGTTTTGATGCAAACTAATAGATTTTAACTTTAAGTCTCGCTTCTCCTGCTAATTTGTTTCACCTTCTCCAGTATTTGTTTACAGGATCGGATGGTAAACAACATGCAGGAGAAGATGTTCTCCAATCACTAGTTTCTGCATCAGGGAAACTTCAACTCTTACAGAAGGTGCCTTGACCTACTACTACTGCATCCTATCTAGCGTTGCTTGCTTATTTGTTCCATATGTTTTGTTCTTGCATGTAATAATCGTCAATTCTTAATCTTCAGTTGCTCCCAAAATTGAAAGAGAGAGGGAACCGTGTATTGATTTTCTCCCAGATGACGAAGATGCTTGATATTCTTGAGGACTTCCTTTCTTTCCTGGGATACACATATGCACGGTATGTTTCATTAATCAGACCTATTCAATCTTCTGATGGATATATGGTTCCATTTATCCTATCCTACAGTGATGCTCAATATTTCTTCAGTCGTTTCAGAGTATAGCTGACattttttctctttcttcttttgaCTTAATATATCTGTGTTGGCGTGCAGCATTGATGGACAGACAGCACTCTCTGAGAGGCAGGAGAGCATAAAAGAATACAACAACGCTGAAAGTGAAACATTTATTTTCTTGATGTCAACTCGTGCTGGTGGTATAGGTATTGACCTGGTATGAATTCTAATACTCACAGCCTCAtctgtttttatttcttccacTTTATGGAACTGGACTAACATTATTCAATATTATGGCAGCCTGGTGCTGATAGAGTAATTATATATGGTGAGTGGTTTTTAGTTATCTGCTTCATTCACCTTAAATCCTCTTGGCACTTATTTTTCCTTTGCGTGTTCAGATCCAGActtcaatccatttatggacttgcAAGCACAGTCCAGGGCTCACCGGATTGGCCAGACCCGACCGGTGGTTGTTTACCAGCTTATTACAAAATGTTCTGTTGAAGCGAAGATATTGCAGAAGTCTAAGCAGAAGCTGGCCATTGAAAATATTTTAATGAACTCTTCCAAGAAGCCGCCAAGTGCAGATGAGCTGAAGTCCATTCTACTACATGGAGCCAAGATAATTCAGGACAAAAAGGAGATTAAAGCTGTATCAATCCATTATGACGACGAGGCCATTCAGAATCTCCTCAAGCTAGATCCTTCGAGCGACGAGATGTGCACTTCAGAGTGCAACGGCTATCTTGGCGGCATCGAGAGCTTTCCTCATGGTGCCGAGGACGTAGTACCTCCCTCCCCCAAGGTTGAGGAATTAAAAGTATTCAAGCCTGCCACTCCCAAGGTGGATCTTGGCCGCGGGAGAAGGCAGAGGAACCTCGTGAAGTATTTCGAGGAGACGGACAATGAAGACAGTGATGACATGTACGCTCCAGAGGCTTCCTCCGAGTCCAGTAGCTCTTCCTCTGATGATGAAACAGATGAAGAAATTCCTGAAGTAGCACGCGCTAGAACTGAAGTAGACATGAAAGCTGAAACAGTGAGCGTTGTGAAGCCAGAAGTAGCTCCCGTTCCAGCCCCTCTTCCTCAGAGTCAGAGTCCGGCAGCTCTTCCTCAGATGAAACGGAAGAGGTTAAGCCTATTGTAGCAGGCGTGAAGTCTCAAGCGTCCGGCAGCTCTTCCTCGGAGTCCGGTAGCTCTTCCTCAGAGTCAGAGTCTGGCGGCTCTTCCTAGGATGATGAAACCGAAGAGGTTAAGTCTGTTGTAGCACCTGACAGTTGATGCAGAAACTCAGGCTAGTCGTCCATTCCTTTTGTATAGGATTGTCTATATAACTGCGTAAGTAGAATTATGTGGCTGATTTATATGCCGACTTTTGGGGCATCTGCCCATGTATGGTGAGAACTGACGAGTGATGACACCTTTATTACCTTATTTATTATGGTTGTTGATATATAGCTAGTACGTAAGACTTATGAGTGAtggcatctactccctccgttctgaattacttgtcgcggATATGGATgtgtctagatgtattttagttttagatacatctatttctacgacgagtaatttagaacggagggagtatatattaccTTGTTATAAGAATTATGGTTCCTGATACTGTCTGGTAACACCTGGCATTTGCACATTTTTCTCTCCTGATGAGGAAATGCAGAAGTTGTCTCCATGCATTGCTGACATGGCTAATACTCCCAATCTACAACTCCCAACTTTCTAAGGAGCAAATTCCGGGCGTTTGTTGAAGTAAACTCATGATGATGGATTGTGTGATGCTGAAGACTGCGGCATTTCTATACCTCCAAATCCACCAAACGGTGGGCATGAAGTCCTTCCCGGACTGGTGGTCTCGCCATGGATCTGGCCATGCAA
The Triticum dicoccoides isolate Atlit2015 ecotype Zavitan chromosome 3A, WEW_v2.0, whole genome shotgun sequence genome window above contains:
- the LOC119272764 gene encoding CHD3-type chromatin-remodeling factor PICKLE-like encodes the protein MRGGRRGTWKVRRGGGAAAARPPPDERAADVQVIELSDDEVKSATQTKPPEVSAKNLGRLRKRTAAGGAATSELHEDEVQAADVMPSNGEGGQLLPPCRRSKRLQRERTEKQELSSRESQHDVFVNSEDESKMLVRRRRPNHLRKRFTSEYFSGEWNEDKYISRSSSDDDDDHLPPQRRSKRLWHRMGTSKDAYNGDSDSDTVDNHRKAIPCRRMSKRLQQKQKADHVSDENCTKASLCMLPTSKSSGSDDELLRSTVKLCKSASSGPTCSICKSGAGSCLLIQCQNTSCSRSFHTFCLSPPMQDSRGTLECPLCKIDQASLAKGTEVYALKKVQTLVGCRRVILQESDFQYQMLVKWQSLSHHHDCWVPLDWLRVFEPQRARTYISKNPLPKEAYSEDQRKPEWLEVDRAIACRRKFGYDGLCDVLASFDNNEDFEGHEFLVKWKGLDYCDATWESYFTEGVPSAVSMLVQRHKNTVRSPMNIDVMVPENVLYNYQVQGLQWILDNFKSRRSVILADEMGLGKTVQVVCFLNRIIKGSLTTSPALVIVPKSILLQWEKEFDRWAHDLSIVVYQGDKDSRKCIQAHELYSSKGKTLFDALVTSYEIVQIDKAVLKKIKWSTIVIDEAHRLKTLDCNLASCLLKYSSDFRLLLTGTPFQNNVLELFSLLHYIDPNEFSDPKDDLLFSPIESERGLTIDEKIARIPEILKPRMLRRLKADVLKDSMPTKKWVEVPCAHTDSQRDLYINILEKNYSKLNSAIQDGRKRSLNNVLMELRKCCNHPYLFTGSDGKQHAGEDVLQSLVSASGKLQLLQKLLPKLKERGNRVLIFSQMTKMLDILEDFLSFLGYTYARIDGQTALSERQESIKEYNNAESETFIFLMSTRAGGIGIDLPGADRVIIYDPDFNPFMDLQAQSRAHRIGQTRPVVVYQLITKCSVEAKILQKSKQKLAIENILMNSSKKPPSADELKSILLHGAKIIQDKKEIKAVSIHYDDEAIQNLLKLDPSSDEMCTSECNGYLGGIESFPHGAEDVVPPSPKVEELKVFKPATPKVDLGRGRRQRNLVKYFEETDNEDSDDMYAPEASSESSSSSSDDETDEEIPEVARARTEVDMKAETVSVVKPEVAPVPAPLPQSQSPAALPQMKRKRLSLL